From Coffea arabica cultivar ET-39 chromosome 2e, Coffea Arabica ET-39 HiFi, whole genome shotgun sequence, the proteins below share one genomic window:
- the LOC113729371 gene encoding protein FAR1-RELATED SEQUENCE 5-like has product MESWEDEIGRRHLVELDEEMDEESDDCEYVNPSRIEAEDDVEEEPNKEGNDEEVYEVVHNMSHYDVMTMQFETVKDAECFYLNYGKAIGFGIRRGYKKKHPDGYVRYRAWLCNREGKRDDKHIERQDRQREPKAMTRVNCKACLKIRYDLKIKKYVVSGFISEHTHRLASPESVAFMRSHRRVSDGAYAQAHTLRRIGVGASQIVKLFALQAGGYGNIGFTPKDLYNKLHSKRMEEIAGGDAEAALAYMAGKNDGDLNFYFKYQLNDEDRLIRLFWADSRSRDDYRCFGDVLVFDSTYNTNGYDFPLVVFCGVNNHYSTCIFGCALLVGEGDDAYEWAITTFLEGMNDKKPCSVVTDGDKSMRKAIQKLLPNARHRLCSWHLECNANTNVKDKAFLDAFKGCMFMNCTPDQFELKWIEMVKKFDLTSNAWVQKMHRRKELWAMAYLRGSFFAGMRSTQRCEKMNHVLKMYLTPKLKLYEHIRSFEISIAWLRHEESRNRSETEHTDLLPATKMHSLERHAAELYTRKTFLMVREEMKMQGMYCRYNGIDDGVQCIHFLEHSYLKIEYRVQYNRFTGEMRCSCLKMETQGLPCCHMFRIMLFEHLDKIPENCILKRWTRKAKECLMLEDDTSNGSIRLTEMARYAKLISGCNNLCFHAAKTLEGFRRVEDMITTETVHVKEVQLRAEKLPIQSMTPTVSKKFGVLDPPSDRQARGAVAKGKRRQQEHRMCGNCRARDGHNRRSCKMPRQPAVLHPTEPFLQAGLNSDEDGNHGSQFRSEEALNLSSHRCEQQAHRLTMMTAGWPNQNNV; this is encoded by the exons ATGGAAAGTTGGGAAGATGAGATTGGCAGAAGGCATCTTGTTGAGCTTGACGAGGAGATGGACGAGGAATCAGATGATTGTGAGTATGTAAACCCAAGTAGAATAGAGGCAGAAGATGATGTGGAAGAAGAACCCAATAAAGAAGGGAACGATGAAGAAGTGTATGAGGTTGTTCATAACATGAGCCACTATGATGTGATGACAATGCAGTTTGAAACTGTCAAAGATGCAGAGTGTTTCTATTTGAACTACGGCAAAGCGATCGGGTTTGGGATTAGAAGGGGTTACAAGAAAAAACATCCAGACGGCTATGTAAGATACAGGGCCTGGTTGTGCAACCGTGAGGGCAAGAGAGATGACAAGCATATTGAGCGGCAGGATCGACAGAGAGAGCCAAAGGCTATGACTCGGGTAAACTGCAAAGCATGTTTAAAGATCAGGTAtgatttgaaaataaagaaatatgtCGTGTCAGGATTCATAAGTGAGCATACGCATAGACTTGCAAGCCCTGAGAGTGTCGCTTTCATGAGATCCCATCGTCGTGTCTCTGATGGTGCTTATGCCCAGGCCCACACACTGAGAAGGATTGGTGTGGGTGCAAGTCAAATAGTTAAGCTGTTTGCATTGCAAGCTGGTGGGTATGGGAACATAGGATTTACGCCTAAAGACCTTTACAATAAGCTACATAGCAAGCGGATGGAGGAGATTGCCGGAGGTGATGCTGAAGCTGCACTTGCATACATGGCAGGTAAGAATGACGGTGACctgaatttttatttcaaatatcAGTTGAATGACGAAGATCGGTTGATTAGGCTATTCTGGGCTGATTCACGTAGTCGTGATGACTACCGGTGCTTTGGCGATGTGTTAGTTTTTGATAGCACGTATAATACAAATGGATACGACTTTCCACTTGTGGTTTTCTGTGGAGTGAACAATCACTATTCGACGTGCATTTTTGGATGTGCTTTACTGGTTGGAGAGGGAGACGATGCCTATGAATGGGCTATAACGACATTTTTAGAGGGTATGAATGACAAGAAACCATGCTCCGTTGTAACTGATGGGGATAAATCAATGAGAAAGGCAATTCAAAAGTTGCTGCCTAACGCCCGACATAGGTTGTGTAGTTGGCACTTGGAGTGTAATGCTAACACAAACGTTAAGGACAAGGCATTTCTTGATGCATTTAAAGGATGCATGTTCATGAATTGCACGCCTGACCAGTTCGAGTTGAAATGGATAGAGATGGTGAAAAAATTCGACTTGACCTCCAATGCTTGGGTTCAGAAAATGCATCGAAGAAAAGAATTGTGGGCAATGGCATACCTGCGGGGCAGTTTCTTTGCTGGGATGCGGAGCACCCAAAGGTGTGAAAAAATGAACCATGTATTGAAGATGTatttgacaccaaaattgaaaTTGTATGAGCACATTCGATCATTCGAAATTTCCATTGCGTGGCTGAGACATGAGGAGAGTAGAAATAGAAGTGAAACAGAGCACACAGATTTACTTCCAGCAACGAAAATGCACTCCCTTGAGAGGCATGCAGCTGAATTATACACGAGAAAGACATTTTTAATGGTTAGGgaagaaatgaaaatgcaaggcATGTACTGTAGGTATAATGGGATTGACGATGGGGTCCAATGTATCCATTTTCTTGAACACTCTTACTTGAAGATTGAGTATAGAGTTCAATACAACAGGTTTACCGGGGAGATGAGATGCTCATGCTTGAAAATGGAAACCCAGGGCCTACCATGTTGTCATATGTTTCGAATAATGCTGTTTGAACACTTGGATAAGATTCCAGAAAATTGTATATTAAAGAGATGGACCCGTAAGGCGAAGGAGTGTTTGATGTTAGAGGATGATACTTCAAATGGTAGCATAAGGTTGACTGAGATGGCCAGGTACGCGAAACTTATTTCTGGATGCAATAACTTGTGCTTTCATGCGGCAAAAACATTGGAGGGATTCCGACGCGTAGAGGATATGATTACAACTGAGACAGTCCACGTGAAAGAAGTGCAATTGAGAGCTGAAAAACTTCCCATTCAATCGATGACTCCCACTGTGTCAAAAAAATTTGGAGTCCTTGACCCACCTTCTGATAGGCAGGCAAGAGGTGCAGTAGCAAAGGGAAAACGCAGACAGCAGGAGCATAGGATGTGCGGCAACTGCAG GGCAAGGGATGGACACAATAGGAGGTCATGCAAGATGCCAAGGCAGCCGGCAGTCTTGCACCCAACAGAGCCTTTTCTTCAAGCAGGACTTAACAGCGATGAAGATGGTAATCATGGGTCACAATTTAGATCTGAAGAGGCGCTGAATCTTAGCTCACATAGGTGCGAACAGCAAGCACACAGATTGACGATGATGACTGCTGGATGGCCTAACCAAAATAATGTATAA
- the LOC113729372 gene encoding uncharacterized protein, giving the protein MVAREDAMPGAEGRKKIHDFLSTEIASLTKVSLWSVYHIEDAGFAQQCETKKMEVEVILLLLEIFERIGDKLTGYLQMERKEPSTVDVAKELAWIFEEAGIDLKFKLLDETKRMPWQFDHYSTFIDQKGIQRIYNRYQSAGRRFSAGNTMGYHRQSSTGEICNQHAVVPLSNCLRGSSRKFFHTSHSVRPNQHFGSATQVNKVCSAVLNFHLKQLCIARACQDFHSASQVNKTCNGVPHLQSKLQSVVGTMLDLPSTAGLIEACGRVSNMQYRKNCACYVATLKRGLRCI; this is encoded by the exons ATGGTAGCTCGTGAAGATGCTATGCCTGGTGCAGAAGGACGTAAAAAAATCCACGATTTTCTTTCGACGGAGATTGCATCCCTGACTAAAGTTTCATTATGGTCAGTGTATCACATTGAAGATGCAGGATTTGCACAACAGTGCGAAACAAAGAAGATGGAGGTTGAGGTAATTCTGTTGTTATTAGAAATATTTGAGCGGATTGGTGACAAACTCACAGGTTATCTTCAAATGGAGCGAAAGGAG CCGTCAACGGTAGACGTGGCCAAAGAACTTGCTTGGATCTTTGAGGAGGCAGGCATTGACTTGAAGTTTAAGCTTTTAGACGAGACAAAAAG GATGCCATGGCAGTTTGATCATTACTCGACGTTCAtag ACCAGAAAGGTATACAAAGGATTTATAACAGATATCAATCCGCGGGGAGAAGGTTCTCAGCTGGCAACACAATGGGTTATCACAGA CAATCCTCAACTGGTGAGATCTGTAATCAGCATGCTGTGGTACCTTTGAGTAACTGCCTTCGAGGGTCTTCCAGAAAATTCTTTCATACTTCGCATTCTGTGAGACCCAATCAGCATTTCGGGTCTGCTACTCAAGTGAACAAAGTGTGCAGCGCTGTGCTGAATTTCCATCTCAAGCAACTATGCATTGCGCGAGCCTGCCAGGATTTTCATTCTGCATCTCAAGTTAACAAAACGTGCAATGGTGTGCCGCATCTACAATCCAAGCTACAATCTGTTGTTGGAACTATGCTGGACCTCCCATCTACTGCTGGATTGATTGAAGCTTGCGGTAGGGTATCAAATATGCAGTACAGGAAAAACTGTGCTTGCTATGTGGCAACTCTAAAAAGGGGACTGAGATGTATATGA